Part of the Lolium rigidum isolate FL_2022 chromosome 6, APGP_CSIRO_Lrig_0.1, whole genome shotgun sequence genome, CCGTCAAGTTCGTCGCCTACCAGGTCCGTAAGATCGGGTCCGGGAAGCCCCAGGGCGCGCTCAATTTCTCCTACAAGCTCGGTGAGGTCACCCAGGCCCAGCCAGGCGCGGCGTACGGCGCTGCTCCTCAGGCCGCCTACCCGCCTCAGCCCGCGTACCCGCCTCAATCCGCATACCCACCAGCAGCCAAGGCCGACGCCTATGCCCAACCTCCATCCGCGTACCCACCCACAGCCAAGGCCGACGCTTACCCTCCTCCACAATCCGCCTACCCACCATCAGCCAAGGCGGACGCCTACCCGCCACCCGCCggctacccaccagccgggaaaaCAACCGACCCATCCACCGCATACCCCGCACCAGCCGGCTACCCGCCCGCTGGAAAGCCATCCAAAACCAACGAGCCAGTCACCGCCTaccccgccgccgcggccggtcCGAGCACCGGCGCGCCATACGGCGCCCCACCCCCGCAGTACGGCTACGGCTACCCACCCCCGCAGCAGCAGCCCGGCTACGGCTACCCGCCCCCGCCGCAGCAGGGCGGGTACGGCTACGGCTACCCGCCGCAGCAGCCGGCCGGGTACGGCTACCAGCAGCAGGCCGTGAAGCCGCCCAAGAAGGCCGGCGGCATGGGGATGGGCCTCGGCGCGGGGCTCCTCGGAGGCGCGCTCGGCGGGCTCCTCATCGGCGACATGATCAGTGACGCCGGCAGCTATGATGCGGGATACGATGCTGGGTTCGACGACGGCGGTGGCTTCGATTTCTAGGCTGTTCCAGCATCCATCGGCGCGCGACGACCAGAGTTCTTTTGTTCTtcgattttcttcttcttcagttCAGTTTGTCAGTTCTGTAACTCCTGTTCTGCTAAAATCGCCAGCCTCGGCCGCTGCGCAGCGTGATGTGGTAATGTAAATACAAGTACTATCAAAGTTTAACAGGGTATATTTTTGCCAACTCGTGTTTTCATTCAACTGATGAAATAATCGATCACCTGATTGATGCCCGTACTGGCATGTTTCTGTCCGATTGATCAGTTTGCGCGTTGAAATGAATGTTCAGTTGTGTTCTCCTGCGAATTCGAGCATGGGAACTTGTCGTGACCATGAATTCAAACGATTAACGTATGTGTTCTTCTTCAGTTAAGTTTGTCAGTTCTGTTCGTGCTACAAACGCCAGCGCTAGACGCTGCGCAGCGTGATGTGGTAATGTAAATACAAGTTTACGTCGTGTCTTCATAATAGTCTGGTTGGGTTTCCACGCATCAAAATGAAGTTTCTACTCTGATCGAGTAGAGCTAAGAAATTTCGGCACAAGTGCTTCTGCTTTCATGATACATTTTGCACCTTCCCCCTAATAATGTTAGAAATGGGCCTAATAATGTTAGAAATGGGCGTTCAGCGAATCAGCCTGCATATATGAGCTTGGAGGAAACAAAACAGAGGAGATGCAATTTGCTACCGAGAagtctcagagcatctccaccggacgCGCCCCATGGTTCTGTTTGTGTCCAGTTTGATCAATTTGCGCGTGGAAATGAATGTTCAGTTGTCCGTGGCTGTAGTTTGAGCCATGCATTATTCAGTCTACGAAGTGATGCGTCGCCCTGTTTATGATGACAACTTGTCGTGACCATGGATTCAAAcgattagagcatgtctaacaggccccgtattttttcatCCCTTAAAACACGAGTAGAGGACCCTGTattcagttttcaccggccgaaaaatcatccgagctagcagaccccgtatgacTAAACTGTAAAAAGGAATATTCCAAAAATATGCCAAATTAAAAAAATccccttcctccacttcttcttcctcctcccgcccGCCCCTGCCTAGCCCTCGCCCGGCCGCCCCCACTCGCCTAGCCCCgctcgccggccgccggccggccccgccgccgccggcccacgGCCGCCCGTCCCGTCCCCGCCCGCCAAGGCCGCgccggccttggccgcgccgcctccggccgcgccggccttggccgcgcccgcctgcggccgcgccggccttggccgcgcccgcctcggccgcgccggttcggccgccgcccgccacggccgcgccggccttggccgcgcccgctccggccggctcggccgccgcccgccacggccggccgcgccgccgcccgccacggccgctgcTGCACCTCGTCCGCCACGGCTTTCCCTGTTACATTTCGCACATCCCCCCTGTGCGTTCAGCGTGCATCTACCTACATATATGATGAGCTTGGAACAAAACAGAGGGGATGCTCGGATGCAATTTGCTCTCGAGAGAAGTGTATCAGGTTCTCGGTAGAAGTACAGAGAAAACGTTACTCGTAGAAATTGGAAGGGCGGTGTAGGCCACGCAACGTCACTCGTAGAAATTAGAAGGGCGGTGTAGGCCACGCGACGTCACCGTCAACGAAGCCACGCGGTGGTCTTGGACCATAGCCCCAGCCGACGGCCGGACGCTCTTCGTCTCCGACGTGAAAGGCATACCTTCAGCTTGGACACCGAGAGCCTCGCCTGGACATGGCAGGGCAGCTTTGTCCATAAAAATGCCAGGGCAGCTCATTAGAGCTGATTTCACGGCTATGGTGAAAGATTGGAATGAAGGGAGACTAGATCTGTTTAGACTGAATTTTTCTTTGTTGACTTCGATTTCCAAGGAAGCTGAAGCTGTAACTATACAACAGAAATTCAGACCCATTGCCTTAACTAACTGTAGTTTCACGATCTTCTCTAGTGTGCCACTAATAGGCTGGGAGTGGTTAGTGAAGAGCTTATTTCTCCTAACCAAACAACTTTTATTAAAGGGAGGTATATACTTGAGAGTGTTGTCTCTGCGCATGAAGTTATTCATAATGCAGTGCACAATGGTCAGTCTGGTTTTATTTTTAAGCTTGATTATGAAAAGGCATATGACAGGGTTGATAGAGAGTTTCTCTTGAGAGTCATGAGGATGAGGGGCTTTAGCCCTAGATGGATGTCAATCATTGAGGGGCTTTTGAATAATAGGTCTGTAGGTGTTAGGATCAATGATTGCAATAGTCATTTCTTTCTTATTAGGAGAGGTGTGAAGGCAAAGGGATCCTATATCCCCTATCCTTTTTAATTTTATGGCCGATGTCTCCACTAAAATTATGTCCAAGCTGCTGTTAATAGATAGATAGCTAGCCTTATGCAAGAATTGGGAGAGGGAGGTATCATTAGTATGGTATGTTGATGATACTTTACTTTT contains:
- the LOC124662027 gene encoding protein SRC2-like, with the protein product MAQRTLELTLISGKDLKDVNLLSKMEVYALVALSGDPRSRQRVPTDRAGGRNPAWNATLRFVVPANAAGSLHVLLRAERALGDRDVGEVHIPLSELLSGAPDGPVPVKFVAYQVRKIGSGKPQGALNFSYKLGEVTQAQPGAAYGAAPQAAYPPQPAYPPQSAYPPAAKADAYAQPPSAYPPTAKADAYPPPQSAYPPSAKADAYPPPAGYPPAGKTTDPSTAYPAPAGYPPAGKPSKTNEPVTAYPAAAAGPSTGAPYGAPPPQYGYGYPPPQQQPGYGYPPPPQQGGYGYGYPPQQPAGYGYQQQAVKPPKKAGGMGMGLGAGLLGGALGGLLIGDMISDAGSYDAGYDAGFDDGGGFDF